The proteins below are encoded in one region of Ereboglobus luteus:
- a CDS encoding sulfatase family protein: MKNIFWRLFLIQQLFAWFGAVLALGAAQERDKRPNIFFFFADDWGRYAGVYKENPVNQLVNTPAIDRVGREGVRFTNTHVNAPSCTPSRSALFSGQYFYRTGRGAILRPAIWDESIPTFPLLLEKSGYFIGHTYKAWGPGVPANAPFGAKRTQFTGAGNRFNRFSQNVTKLVAKGGNLDAAKEQIYKECIDNFEAFLAKRRATPEDATKPFCYYFGPTNTHRAWEKGSGKALWNLDPEKLKGRMPKFLPDVPEVRQDFCDYLGEVLALDAVLERFIAKLEAMGELDNTVIVLSGDHGIPGFPRAKCNLYNIGTEVALLVRWGDKVKGGRTVDDFINLMDLAPTFLEIGGEKPPACMTGRSILPLLLSDKNGQIDPARDYVVTGRERHVERARADLTPYPQRAIRTKDFLYIRNFKPERWPVGDPYAWNAKKLPADFAEKSNSTHFAFADMDASPTKTWLMLHGSKPEWIVHWKYAFGKRPAEELYDLRTDPDCLVNVATDADYNKQRQTLAARMMEVLAQTNDPRVTNGGDMFENPPFAGPGTEEIRKPR, translated from the coding sequence ATGAAAAATATTTTTTGGCGCCTTTTCCTCATACAACAACTTTTTGCATGGTTCGGCGCCGTGCTGGCGCTTGGAGCCGCGCAGGAGCGGGACAAGAGGCCCAACATCTTTTTCTTTTTTGCCGACGACTGGGGACGCTACGCGGGCGTATACAAGGAAAACCCCGTCAACCAGCTCGTGAACACGCCCGCAATCGACCGGGTGGGACGCGAAGGCGTGAGATTCACCAACACGCATGTCAACGCGCCCAGTTGCACGCCGAGCCGCAGTGCGTTGTTCTCAGGGCAATACTTTTACCGCACCGGACGCGGCGCGATCCTGCGCCCCGCGATCTGGGATGAATCGATTCCGACCTTCCCGTTGCTGCTCGAAAAGTCCGGCTATTTTATCGGCCACACTTACAAGGCGTGGGGACCGGGAGTGCCGGCAAACGCTCCATTCGGCGCCAAGCGCACGCAATTCACCGGCGCGGGCAATCGCTTCAACAGATTTTCCCAGAACGTCACCAAGCTCGTAGCAAAAGGCGGGAACCTCGATGCCGCCAAGGAGCAGATTTACAAGGAGTGCATTGACAACTTCGAGGCGTTTCTCGCCAAGCGGCGCGCCACGCCGGAGGACGCGACAAAACCGTTTTGTTATTATTTCGGCCCCACAAACACGCACCGCGCATGGGAAAAAGGCTCGGGCAAGGCGCTCTGGAATCTCGACCCCGAAAAATTGAAGGGACGCATGCCCAAATTCCTGCCCGACGTGCCCGAGGTGAGGCAGGATTTTTGCGATTATCTCGGCGAAGTGCTCGCGCTCGATGCCGTGCTCGAACGGTTCATCGCCAAGCTCGAGGCCATGGGCGAGCTCGACAACACGGTCATCGTTCTGAGCGGCGATCATGGCATCCCCGGTTTTCCGCGGGCGAAGTGCAACCTCTACAACATCGGCACTGAAGTCGCGCTGCTCGTGCGCTGGGGAGACAAGGTCAAGGGCGGTCGCACGGTGGACGACTTCATCAACCTGATGGACCTCGCGCCCACGTTTCTGGAAATCGGCGGGGAAAAACCGCCCGCCTGCATGACGGGCCGCAGCATCCTGCCGCTGCTGCTCTCCGACAAAAACGGGCAGATTGATCCGGCACGCGATTACGTTGTCACCGGACGCGAAAGGCATGTCGAACGCGCGCGCGCCGACCTCACGCCGTATCCGCAACGCGCCATCCGCACGAAGGACTTTTTGTATATTCGCAACTTCAAGCCCGAACGCTGGCCCGTCGGCGATCCTTACGCTTGGAACGCCAAAAAACTGCCCGCGGATTTTGCCGAAAAAAGCAACTCCACGCATTTCGCGTTTGCGGACATGGACGCGAGCCCGACAAAAACCTGGCTCATGCTGCACGGCTCCAAACCGGAGTGGATTGTGCACTGGAAATACGCCTTTGGAAAACGTCCCGCGGAAGAGTTGTATGATTTGCGCACCGACCCCGACTGCCTCGTCAACGTCGCGACCGATGCGGATTACAACAAGCAGCGCCAAACGCTTGCCGCCCGCATGATGGAGGTGCTTGCGCAGACCAACGACCCGCGCGTGACAAACGGCGGAGACATGTTCGAAAACCCGCCCTTTGCCGGACCGGGAACGGAAGAAATCAGAAAGCCCCGGTGA